The Struthio camelus isolate bStrCam1 chromosome 17, bStrCam1.hap1, whole genome shotgun sequence genome window below encodes:
- the CCDC74B gene encoding coiled-coil domain-containing protein 74B isoform X2, with protein sequence MAAERSLAFVRQQHAETLAKLHEEIEYLKRENRGSGEEGAGPGRAEGGAARLRPAAALGSDNAISTSSSAKTSSRHCSACKIAKNERFTFEVVEVSEMGNSTASRHFLKQRLQIKQSRKHEQSAVQVVPGESELPSLRMEKLTEEVPPREHRVSDKATSPVASLTSQITCTTTQIPAASSSSFLVNALPSWDWKPPTVGECQAIIRQLWSINQMQAQQLAYLKSCLEDIHKTKRIPGDYLITSQIGNPEVTRLPKVSHKDKPRKCLIAAPAPITKKAILPPLKQTLGSGFVERQKRTQAIQRSRLHRTAL encoded by the exons ATGGCGGCCGAGCGGAGCTTGGCCTTCGTGCGGCAGCAGCACGCCGAGACGCTGGCGAAGCTGCACGAGGAGATCGAGTACCTCAAGCGGGAGAACAGAGgtagcggggaggagggggccgggccgggccgggccgaaggCGGCGCCGCTCGCCTCAGGCCGGCTGCCGCGCTGGGTAGCG acaatGCAATTTCTACCTCATCTTCTGCAAAGACCAGTTCAAGGCACTGTTCAGCATGTAAGATTGCTAAAAATGAAAGATTTACCTTTGAGGTAGTGGAAGTGTCAGAAATGG GTAACTCTACAGCTTCTCGGCATTTCCTAAAACAGAGACTACAAATAAAACAATCCAGGAAGCATGAACAAAGTGCAGTTCAGGTAGTGCCTGGAGAGTCAGAGCTACCCAGCCTACGTATGGAAAAGTTAACTGAGGAAGTTCCTCCCAG AGAACACAGAGTTTCTGATAAAGCTACATCCCCAGTAGCTTCACTGACAAGTCAGATTACATGTACGACAACTCAAATACCAGCAGCCTCTTCGAGTTCCTTCCTGGTAAATGCCCTTCCTTCCTGGGACTGGAAGCCACCAACAGTGGGAGAGTGTCAGGCAATCATTCGCCAGCTCTGGAGCATCAATCAGATGCAGGCCCAACAG TTAGCGTATCTAAAATCATGTTTGGAAGACATCCACAAGACCAAAAGGATTCCTGGAGACTATTTAATCACCAGTCAAATTGG GAATCCAGAAGTCACACGCCTGCCCAAAGTGTCACACAAGGATAAACCTAGGAAATG TTTGATTGCTGCTCCAGCGCCTATTACAAAAAAGGCAATTTTGCCACCTCTGAAACAAACGCTGGGGAGCGGTTTTGTTGAGAGACAGAAAAGAACTCAGGCTATTCAAAGAAGCCGTCTTCATCGAACTGCGCTTTAA
- the CCDC74B gene encoding coiled-coil domain-containing protein 74B isoform X7 — translation MAAERSLAFVRQQHAETLAKLHEEIEYLKRENRDNAISTSSSAKTSSRHCSACNSTASRHFLKQRLQIKQSRKHEQSAVQVVPGESELPSLRMEKLTEEVPPREHRVSDKATSPVASLTSQITCTTTQIPAASSSSFLVNALPSWDWKPPTVGECQAIIRQLWSINQMQAQQLAYLKSCLEDIHKTKRIPGDYLITSQIGNPEVTRLPKVSHKDKPRKCLIAAPAPITKKAILPPLKQTLGSGFVERQKRTQAIQRSRLHRTAL, via the exons ATGGCGGCCGAGCGGAGCTTGGCCTTCGTGCGGCAGCAGCACGCCGAGACGCTGGCGAAGCTGCACGAGGAGATCGAGTACCTCAAGCGGGAGAACAGAG acaatGCAATTTCTACCTCATCTTCTGCAAAGACCAGTTCAAGGCACTGTTCAGCAT GTAACTCTACAGCTTCTCGGCATTTCCTAAAACAGAGACTACAAATAAAACAATCCAGGAAGCATGAACAAAGTGCAGTTCAGGTAGTGCCTGGAGAGTCAGAGCTACCCAGCCTACGTATGGAAAAGTTAACTGAGGAAGTTCCTCCCAG AGAACACAGAGTTTCTGATAAAGCTACATCCCCAGTAGCTTCACTGACAAGTCAGATTACATGTACGACAACTCAAATACCAGCAGCCTCTTCGAGTTCCTTCCTGGTAAATGCCCTTCCTTCCTGGGACTGGAAGCCACCAACAGTGGGAGAGTGTCAGGCAATCATTCGCCAGCTCTGGAGCATCAATCAGATGCAGGCCCAACAG TTAGCGTATCTAAAATCATGTTTGGAAGACATCCACAAGACCAAAAGGATTCCTGGAGACTATTTAATCACCAGTCAAATTGG GAATCCAGAAGTCACACGCCTGCCCAAAGTGTCACACAAGGATAAACCTAGGAAATG TTTGATTGCTGCTCCAGCGCCTATTACAAAAAAGGCAATTTTGCCACCTCTGAAACAAACGCTGGGGAGCGGTTTTGTTGAGAGACAGAAAAGAACTCAGGCTATTCAAAGAAGCCGTCTTCATCGAACTGCGCTTTAA
- the CCDC74B gene encoding coiled-coil domain-containing protein 74B isoform X4, with protein MAAERSLAFVRQQHAETLAKLHEEIEYLKRENRDLHYKLIMDARPQPRDNAISTSSSAKTSSRHCSACNSTASRHFLKQRLQIKQSRKHEQSAVQVVPGESELPSLRMEKLTEEVPPREHRVSDKATSPVASLTSQITCTTTQIPAASSSSFLVNALPSWDWKPPTVGECQAIIRQLWSINQMQAQQLAYLKSCLEDIHKTKRIPGDYLITSQIGNPEVTRLPKVSHKDKPRKWSSMNTLNKTGPRTDPWRTPLATGLQLDCATDHNPLSSAIQPVLNPPTMSFASVCTCVLAKLKK; from the exons ATGGCGGCCGAGCGGAGCTTGGCCTTCGTGCGGCAGCAGCACGCCGAGACGCTGGCGAAGCTGCACGAGGAGATCGAGTACCTCAAGCGGGAGAACAGAG ACCTCCATTACAAGCTCATAATGGATGCGAGGCCGCAGCCAAGAG acaatGCAATTTCTACCTCATCTTCTGCAAAGACCAGTTCAAGGCACTGTTCAGCAT GTAACTCTACAGCTTCTCGGCATTTCCTAAAACAGAGACTACAAATAAAACAATCCAGGAAGCATGAACAAAGTGCAGTTCAGGTAGTGCCTGGAGAGTCAGAGCTACCCAGCCTACGTATGGAAAAGTTAACTGAGGAAGTTCCTCCCAG AGAACACAGAGTTTCTGATAAAGCTACATCCCCAGTAGCTTCACTGACAAGTCAGATTACATGTACGACAACTCAAATACCAGCAGCCTCTTCGAGTTCCTTCCTGGTAAATGCCCTTCCTTCCTGGGACTGGAAGCCACCAACAGTGGGAGAGTGTCAGGCAATCATTCGCCAGCTCTGGAGCATCAATCAGATGCAGGCCCAACAG TTAGCGTATCTAAAATCATGTTTGGAAGACATCCACAAGACCAAAAGGATTCCTGGAGACTATTTAATCACCAGTCAAATTGG GAATCCAGAAGTCACACGCCTGCCCAAAGTGTCACACAAGGATAAACCTAGGAAATG gtcatcgatgaatacgttgaacaagactggacccaggactgacccctggaggacaccgctagctacaggcctccaactagactgcgctactgaccacaaccctctaagctctgccatccagccagttctcaatccaccaacAATGTCCTTTGCATCTGTCTGCACATGTGTTTTAGCcaaactgaagaaatga
- the CCDC74B gene encoding coiled-coil domain-containing protein 74B isoform X5 yields the protein MAAERSLAFVRQQHAETLAKLHEEIEYLKRENRDNAISTSSSAKTSSRHCSACNSTASRHFLKQRLQIKQSRKHEQSAVQVVPGESELPSLRMEKLTEEVPPREHRVSDKATSPVASLTSQITCTTTQIPAASSSSFLVNALPSWDWKPPTVGECQAIIRQLWSINQMQAQQLAYLKSCLEDIHKTKRIPGDYLITSQIGNPEVTRLPKVSHKDKPRKWSSMNTLNKTGPRTDPWRTPLATGLQLDCATDHNPLSSAIQPVLNPPTMSFASVCTCVLAKLKK from the exons ATGGCGGCCGAGCGGAGCTTGGCCTTCGTGCGGCAGCAGCACGCCGAGACGCTGGCGAAGCTGCACGAGGAGATCGAGTACCTCAAGCGGGAGAACAGAG acaatGCAATTTCTACCTCATCTTCTGCAAAGACCAGTTCAAGGCACTGTTCAGCAT GTAACTCTACAGCTTCTCGGCATTTCCTAAAACAGAGACTACAAATAAAACAATCCAGGAAGCATGAACAAAGTGCAGTTCAGGTAGTGCCTGGAGAGTCAGAGCTACCCAGCCTACGTATGGAAAAGTTAACTGAGGAAGTTCCTCCCAG AGAACACAGAGTTTCTGATAAAGCTACATCCCCAGTAGCTTCACTGACAAGTCAGATTACATGTACGACAACTCAAATACCAGCAGCCTCTTCGAGTTCCTTCCTGGTAAATGCCCTTCCTTCCTGGGACTGGAAGCCACCAACAGTGGGAGAGTGTCAGGCAATCATTCGCCAGCTCTGGAGCATCAATCAGATGCAGGCCCAACAG TTAGCGTATCTAAAATCATGTTTGGAAGACATCCACAAGACCAAAAGGATTCCTGGAGACTATTTAATCACCAGTCAAATTGG GAATCCAGAAGTCACACGCCTGCCCAAAGTGTCACACAAGGATAAACCTAGGAAATG gtcatcgatgaatacgttgaacaagactggacccaggactgacccctggaggacaccgctagctacaggcctccaactagactgcgctactgaccacaaccctctaagctctgccatccagccagttctcaatccaccaacAATGTCCTTTGCATCTGTCTGCACATGTGTTTTAGCcaaactgaagaaatga
- the CCDC74B gene encoding coiled-coil domain-containing protein 74B isoform X8 yields the protein MAAERSLAFVRQQHAETLAKLHEEIEYLKRENRGNSTASRHFLKQRLQIKQSRKHEQSAVQVVPGESELPSLRMEKLTEEVPPREHRVSDKATSPVASLTSQITCTTTQIPAASSSSFLVNALPSWDWKPPTVGECQAIIRQLWSINQMQAQQLAYLKSCLEDIHKTKRIPGDYLITSQIGNPEVTRLPKVSHKDKPRKWSSMNTLNKTGPRTDPWRTPLATGLQLDCATDHNPLSSAIQPVLNPPTMSFASVCTCVLAKLKK from the exons ATGGCGGCCGAGCGGAGCTTGGCCTTCGTGCGGCAGCAGCACGCCGAGACGCTGGCGAAGCTGCACGAGGAGATCGAGTACCTCAAGCGGGAGAACAGAG GTAACTCTACAGCTTCTCGGCATTTCCTAAAACAGAGACTACAAATAAAACAATCCAGGAAGCATGAACAAAGTGCAGTTCAGGTAGTGCCTGGAGAGTCAGAGCTACCCAGCCTACGTATGGAAAAGTTAACTGAGGAAGTTCCTCCCAG AGAACACAGAGTTTCTGATAAAGCTACATCCCCAGTAGCTTCACTGACAAGTCAGATTACATGTACGACAACTCAAATACCAGCAGCCTCTTCGAGTTCCTTCCTGGTAAATGCCCTTCCTTCCTGGGACTGGAAGCCACCAACAGTGGGAGAGTGTCAGGCAATCATTCGCCAGCTCTGGAGCATCAATCAGATGCAGGCCCAACAG TTAGCGTATCTAAAATCATGTTTGGAAGACATCCACAAGACCAAAAGGATTCCTGGAGACTATTTAATCACCAGTCAAATTGG GAATCCAGAAGTCACACGCCTGCCCAAAGTGTCACACAAGGATAAACCTAGGAAATG gtcatcgatgaatacgttgaacaagactggacccaggactgacccctggaggacaccgctagctacaggcctccaactagactgcgctactgaccacaaccctctaagctctgccatccagccagttctcaatccaccaacAATGTCCTTTGCATCTGTCTGCACATGTGTTTTAGCcaaactgaagaaatga
- the CCDC74B gene encoding coiled-coil domain-containing protein 74B isoform X9: MAAERSLAFVRQQHAETLAKLHEEIEYLKRENRDLHYKLIMDARPQPRGNSTASRHFLKQRLQIKQSRKHEQSAVQVVPGESELPSLRMEKLTEEVPPREHRVSDKATSPVASLTSQITCTTTQIPAASSSSFLVNALPSWDWKPPTVGECQAIIRQLWSINQMQAQQLAYLKSCLEDIHKTKRIPGDYLITSQIGNPEVTRLPKVSHKDKPRKCLIAAPAPITKKAILPPLKQTLGSGFVERQKRTQAIQRSRLHRTAL, from the exons ATGGCGGCCGAGCGGAGCTTGGCCTTCGTGCGGCAGCAGCACGCCGAGACGCTGGCGAAGCTGCACGAGGAGATCGAGTACCTCAAGCGGGAGAACAGAG ACCTCCATTACAAGCTCATAATGGATGCGAGGCCGCAGCCAAGAG GTAACTCTACAGCTTCTCGGCATTTCCTAAAACAGAGACTACAAATAAAACAATCCAGGAAGCATGAACAAAGTGCAGTTCAGGTAGTGCCTGGAGAGTCAGAGCTACCCAGCCTACGTATGGAAAAGTTAACTGAGGAAGTTCCTCCCAG AGAACACAGAGTTTCTGATAAAGCTACATCCCCAGTAGCTTCACTGACAAGTCAGATTACATGTACGACAACTCAAATACCAGCAGCCTCTTCGAGTTCCTTCCTGGTAAATGCCCTTCCTTCCTGGGACTGGAAGCCACCAACAGTGGGAGAGTGTCAGGCAATCATTCGCCAGCTCTGGAGCATCAATCAGATGCAGGCCCAACAG TTAGCGTATCTAAAATCATGTTTGGAAGACATCCACAAGACCAAAAGGATTCCTGGAGACTATTTAATCACCAGTCAAATTGG GAATCCAGAAGTCACACGCCTGCCCAAAGTGTCACACAAGGATAAACCTAGGAAATG TTTGATTGCTGCTCCAGCGCCTATTACAAAAAAGGCAATTTTGCCACCTCTGAAACAAACGCTGGGGAGCGGTTTTGTTGAGAGACAGAAAAGAACTCAGGCTATTCAAAGAAGCCGTCTTCATCGAACTGCGCTTTAA
- the CCDC74B gene encoding coiled-coil domain-containing protein 74B isoform X6, whose protein sequence is MAAERSLAFVRQQHAETLAKLHEEIEYLKRENRDLHYKLIMDARPQPRGNSTASRHFLKQRLQIKQSRKHEQSAVQVVPGESELPSLRMEKLTEEVPPREHRVSDKATSPVASLTSQITCTTTQIPAASSSSFLVNALPSWDWKPPTVGECQAIIRQLWSINQMQAQQLAYLKSCLEDIHKTKRIPGDYLITSQIGNPEVTRLPKVSHKDKPRKWSSMNTLNKTGPRTDPWRTPLATGLQLDCATDHNPLSSAIQPVLNPPTMSFASVCTCVLAKLKK, encoded by the exons ATGGCGGCCGAGCGGAGCTTGGCCTTCGTGCGGCAGCAGCACGCCGAGACGCTGGCGAAGCTGCACGAGGAGATCGAGTACCTCAAGCGGGAGAACAGAG ACCTCCATTACAAGCTCATAATGGATGCGAGGCCGCAGCCAAGAG GTAACTCTACAGCTTCTCGGCATTTCCTAAAACAGAGACTACAAATAAAACAATCCAGGAAGCATGAACAAAGTGCAGTTCAGGTAGTGCCTGGAGAGTCAGAGCTACCCAGCCTACGTATGGAAAAGTTAACTGAGGAAGTTCCTCCCAG AGAACACAGAGTTTCTGATAAAGCTACATCCCCAGTAGCTTCACTGACAAGTCAGATTACATGTACGACAACTCAAATACCAGCAGCCTCTTCGAGTTCCTTCCTGGTAAATGCCCTTCCTTCCTGGGACTGGAAGCCACCAACAGTGGGAGAGTGTCAGGCAATCATTCGCCAGCTCTGGAGCATCAATCAGATGCAGGCCCAACAG TTAGCGTATCTAAAATCATGTTTGGAAGACATCCACAAGACCAAAAGGATTCCTGGAGACTATTTAATCACCAGTCAAATTGG GAATCCAGAAGTCACACGCCTGCCCAAAGTGTCACACAAGGATAAACCTAGGAAATG gtcatcgatgaatacgttgaacaagactggacccaggactgacccctggaggacaccgctagctacaggcctccaactagactgcgctactgaccacaaccctctaagctctgccatccagccagttctcaatccaccaacAATGTCCTTTGCATCTGTCTGCACATGTGTTTTAGCcaaactgaagaaatga
- the CCDC74B gene encoding coiled-coil domain-containing protein 74B isoform X3 has product MAAERSLAFVRQQHAETLAKLHEEIEYLKRENRDNAISTSSSAKTSSRHCSACKIAKNERFTFEVVEVSEMGNSTASRHFLKQRLQIKQSRKHEQSAVQVVPGESELPSLRMEKLTEEVPPREHRVSDKATSPVASLTSQITCTTTQIPAASSSSFLVNALPSWDWKPPTVGECQAIIRQLWSINQMQAQQLAYLKSCLEDIHKTKRIPGDYLITSQIGNPEVTRLPKVSHKDKPRKWSSMNTLNKTGPRTDPWRTPLATGLQLDCATDHNPLSSAIQPVLNPPTMSFASVCTCVLAKLKK; this is encoded by the exons ATGGCGGCCGAGCGGAGCTTGGCCTTCGTGCGGCAGCAGCACGCCGAGACGCTGGCGAAGCTGCACGAGGAGATCGAGTACCTCAAGCGGGAGAACAGAG acaatGCAATTTCTACCTCATCTTCTGCAAAGACCAGTTCAAGGCACTGTTCAGCATGTAAGATTGCTAAAAATGAAAGATTTACCTTTGAGGTAGTGGAAGTGTCAGAAATGG GTAACTCTACAGCTTCTCGGCATTTCCTAAAACAGAGACTACAAATAAAACAATCCAGGAAGCATGAACAAAGTGCAGTTCAGGTAGTGCCTGGAGAGTCAGAGCTACCCAGCCTACGTATGGAAAAGTTAACTGAGGAAGTTCCTCCCAG AGAACACAGAGTTTCTGATAAAGCTACATCCCCAGTAGCTTCACTGACAAGTCAGATTACATGTACGACAACTCAAATACCAGCAGCCTCTTCGAGTTCCTTCCTGGTAAATGCCCTTCCTTCCTGGGACTGGAAGCCACCAACAGTGGGAGAGTGTCAGGCAATCATTCGCCAGCTCTGGAGCATCAATCAGATGCAGGCCCAACAG TTAGCGTATCTAAAATCATGTTTGGAAGACATCCACAAGACCAAAAGGATTCCTGGAGACTATTTAATCACCAGTCAAATTGG GAATCCAGAAGTCACACGCCTGCCCAAAGTGTCACACAAGGATAAACCTAGGAAATG gtcatcgatgaatacgttgaacaagactggacccaggactgacccctggaggacaccgctagctacaggcctccaactagactgcgctactgaccacaaccctctaagctctgccatccagccagttctcaatccaccaacAATGTCCTTTGCATCTGTCTGCACATGTGTTTTAGCcaaactgaagaaatga
- the CCDC74B gene encoding coiled-coil domain-containing protein 74B isoform X1, giving the protein MAAERSLAFVRQQHAETLAKLHEEIEYLKRENRDLHYKLIMDARPQPRDNAISTSSSAKTSSRHCSACKIAKNERFTFEVVEVSEMGNSTASRHFLKQRLQIKQSRKHEQSAVQVVPGESELPSLRMEKLTEEVPPREHRVSDKATSPVASLTSQITCTTTQIPAASSSSFLVNALPSWDWKPPTVGECQAIIRQLWSINQMQAQQLAYLKSCLEDIHKTKRIPGDYLITSQIGNPEVTRLPKVSHKDKPRKWSSMNTLNKTGPRTDPWRTPLATGLQLDCATDHNPLSSAIQPVLNPPTMSFASVCTCVLAKLKK; this is encoded by the exons ATGGCGGCCGAGCGGAGCTTGGCCTTCGTGCGGCAGCAGCACGCCGAGACGCTGGCGAAGCTGCACGAGGAGATCGAGTACCTCAAGCGGGAGAACAGAG ACCTCCATTACAAGCTCATAATGGATGCGAGGCCGCAGCCAAGAG acaatGCAATTTCTACCTCATCTTCTGCAAAGACCAGTTCAAGGCACTGTTCAGCATGTAAGATTGCTAAAAATGAAAGATTTACCTTTGAGGTAGTGGAAGTGTCAGAAATGG GTAACTCTACAGCTTCTCGGCATTTCCTAAAACAGAGACTACAAATAAAACAATCCAGGAAGCATGAACAAAGTGCAGTTCAGGTAGTGCCTGGAGAGTCAGAGCTACCCAGCCTACGTATGGAAAAGTTAACTGAGGAAGTTCCTCCCAG AGAACACAGAGTTTCTGATAAAGCTACATCCCCAGTAGCTTCACTGACAAGTCAGATTACATGTACGACAACTCAAATACCAGCAGCCTCTTCGAGTTCCTTCCTGGTAAATGCCCTTCCTTCCTGGGACTGGAAGCCACCAACAGTGGGAGAGTGTCAGGCAATCATTCGCCAGCTCTGGAGCATCAATCAGATGCAGGCCCAACAG TTAGCGTATCTAAAATCATGTTTGGAAGACATCCACAAGACCAAAAGGATTCCTGGAGACTATTTAATCACCAGTCAAATTGG GAATCCAGAAGTCACACGCCTGCCCAAAGTGTCACACAAGGATAAACCTAGGAAATG gtcatcgatgaatacgttgaacaagactggacccaggactgacccctggaggacaccgctagctacaggcctccaactagactgcgctactgaccacaaccctctaagctctgccatccagccagttctcaatccaccaacAATGTCCTTTGCATCTGTCTGCACATGTGTTTTAGCcaaactgaagaaatga